A stretch of Metabacillus sp. FJAT-52054 DNA encodes these proteins:
- a CDS encoding HNH endonuclease signature motif containing protein: MGKKQLGRCGLCRRNDVEITIHHLIPKEMGGAYLATANLCIPCHKQIHALYTNEELAARLSTIENLQRDEKLSKFIKWIRKQPSTKLIQTRKSNERKKKR, encoded by the coding sequence GTGGGGAAAAAACAATTGGGCAGGTGCGGGCTCTGCCGCAGAAACGATGTGGAGATAACCATTCACCACCTCATTCCGAAAGAAATGGGAGGTGCTTATTTAGCCACCGCCAATTTGTGCATCCCATGCCATAAACAGATTCATGCCCTCTACACAAACGAAGAGCTGGCTGCGAGACTTTCAACAATTGAAAATCTCCAGAGGGATGAGAAGCTTTCCAAGTTTATTAAATGGATCCGCAAGCAGCCATCCACCAAGCTTATCCAGACAAGAAAATCGAATGAGCGAAAGAAAAAGAGGTAA
- a CDS encoding spore germination protein, with amino-acid sequence MPAIVGPIKINTVSGGVVNFGDTFYLSPKSSSKSAAGSGGGNTGDFWILNNGISATNMIDPDVADQNIVANN; translated from the coding sequence ATGCCAGCCATCGTCGGCCCTATCAAGATCAATACCGTTTCCGGCGGAGTCGTGAACTTTGGTGATACGTTCTATTTATCTCCTAAAAGTTCTTCCAAATCAGCTGCAGGCTCTGGCGGAGGAAACACGGGTGACTTCTGGATTTTAAATAATGGAATCAGTGCAACCAATATGATTGATCCTGATGTTGCCGATCAGAATATTGTTGCGAATAACTGA
- a CDS encoding spore germination protein GerPE produces MYNRNSIVDAAYVNILGFSSIFNIGDSREILPKANVFAVQREAEVFYDNEGDFSKYDLFRLPIPRPIKSENVVTSYIHEKPFIRTKFVKILAVSTSAVFHIGSTDLIDMEARVKHNRQLFRPKGVLDPEEQSGED; encoded by the coding sequence ATGTACAATCGAAACTCAATCGTTGATGCCGCCTATGTAAACATTCTTGGGTTTTCCTCTATATTTAATATAGGGGATTCCAGAGAGATTTTGCCAAAAGCAAACGTATTTGCCGTACAGCGGGAAGCGGAAGTGTTTTATGATAATGAGGGGGACTTCAGTAAGTACGATCTTTTTCGGCTGCCTATCCCGAGGCCCATCAAGTCAGAAAATGTTGTGACCTCCTATATTCACGAAAAACCGTTTATCCGTACCAAATTTGTAAAAATACTAGCCGTCTCTACGTCCGCTGTTTTTCATATCGGCTCAACCGATCTTATTGACATGGAAGCACGCGTAAAGCATAACAGGCAGCTTTTCCGGCCCAAGGGTGTTCTGGATCCCGAAGAACAATCCGGCGAAGACTGA
- a CDS encoding spore gernimation protein GerPD, which translates to MNFTVVNKDLNVVFCRVTAVATSSVFLIGDVNNVGASSVFDTPPESLIIGPFVPLAPQ; encoded by the coding sequence ATGAATTTTACTGTTGTAAATAAGGACCTTAATGTTGTGTTTTGCCGAGTCACAGCTGTTGCCACATCCTCCGTCTTTTTAATCGGAGATGTGAATAATGTCGGTGCTTCTAGTGTATTTGATACTCCGCCGGAATCATTGATTATCGGACCATTCGTTCCTTTGGCGCCGCAGTAA
- the gerPC gene encoding spore germination protein GerPC yields the protein MYYGNDVGSYLQQLCTCIQSQQNKIQQLESMIQQMSTDLQALKDKPSTTIEKIEYKFDQLKVETLEGTLNIGLNPTDPEPIENFEVIQKGQQVGKLEREYNGETYGLALDQLNTYLSEECLNMLEAQEQRHSRKLNDEQRKMVIEDIRKQIDTRVQYYMKTANFHEGDPDSQADQITQRVKEEIAQSVDHFIKYLPVEVKGEQP from the coding sequence TTGTACTACGGAAATGATGTCGGGTCTTATTTGCAGCAGCTGTGTACTTGTATTCAATCACAGCAAAACAAAATTCAGCAACTTGAATCAATGATCCAGCAAATGTCAACCGATCTGCAGGCATTGAAGGATAAACCGTCCACTACCATCGAAAAAATCGAATATAAATTTGACCAGTTGAAAGTGGAAACATTGGAAGGAACATTGAATATCGGATTAAACCCAACAGATCCTGAACCGATTGAAAACTTCGAAGTTATTCAAAAAGGCCAGCAGGTAGGGAAGCTGGAACGTGAATATAACGGCGAAACCTATGGTCTGGCTCTTGACCAGCTGAATACGTACTTAAGCGAAGAGTGCCTTAACATGCTCGAAGCCCAGGAGCAGCGCCACTCAAGAAAGCTGAATGATGAACAGAGAAAAATGGTCATCGAAGACATCCGCAAACAGATCGATACCAGGGTTCAGTATTATATGAAAACCGCAAATTTCCATGAGGGCGATCCGGATTCTCAAGCTGATCAAATTACTCAAAGGGTAAAAGAGGAAATTGCGCAATCCGTTGACCACTTTATTAAATATCTTCCTGTGGAAGTGAAAGGAGAACAGCCATGA
- a CDS encoding spore germination protein GerPB → MNFYINQTICINYLRVGAVNNSSVLQIGSAGYIKSLSNLYNTGGFFEAAPPATRRAELSQALSRPVVPLAPPPSR, encoded by the coding sequence ATGAATTTTTATATCAATCAAACCATTTGTATCAACTATCTCCGCGTGGGCGCCGTCAATAACTCCTCCGTCCTTCAAATCGGCAGTGCCGGATATATAAAATCGCTTTCCAATTTATACAATACAGGCGGATTTTTTGAAGCTGCACCTCCCGCAACACGGCGTGCTGAATTATCTCAGGCTCTTTCTCGCCCGGTTGTCCCGCTCGCACCTCCGCCATCCAGGTAA